One Drosophila kikkawai strain 14028-0561.14 chromosome 3L, DkikHiC1v2, whole genome shotgun sequence genomic window carries:
- the nrm gene encoding uncharacterized protein nrm isoform X6 translates to MGGAQPVLDTSAASTAEPLPQNQGTEEQRKWSRGNQKYDTSLTRPNANRLPGSVPKSPPRWPIRPGVMLHVSNDTKENLTVNRMAIKPNSLGNEGRGDQLPAQWGAGLNETKNASNSSLLVVSESRQAGLTPPAVPHQQLASLPLTNESESVPNAPVLLAHLSSKAAEPSTYNKVERILALVFKRARKRSKDCTRDSQRSHVGLLQSIWRSRAYEKNPLPAGAHHRLKGIRCSGSVTYKKDPEKEACNQRIAKAELVAEAHVAINTSNIQEHARSKFQVASSCNQPKEGDHEADRRETLYKEVTERTPNIDACDINASAMQFNQSTYLTSLRNAKQLTPLKGHPPISNLPETVNASCLNCSTSSKSIPPIILKDVQLHDKSSSLGEPLTEPGEYENLPFHGLQTAPNKFSATPTSFNNNTNMEHFVPRSERLHGDISKLSVLHQQPQQTPQHHFTYAHAFSDHEVEKNYSSQYIMHRLPTTYQDNRSFNEPVSAHNELQNVSNVFSKNNPEHFQRDQHKNKNTQISDDATQKINTNSLSDVQLLNDRDQDYQSTYATVERTSLPPNVPNTLLLSTNPFLTSSKSNNYNTVGEDELEGTARGKFSKTTLARDNQFYSLKLSSATKIKKKACNVNCSMGLTTSPSSLTKCKKKHSLAGNKHCLMETTSQPMRHYDYENVANKTTSSQNVVHMDGGRSKLHSISNLATVELHAHPYDKDNTAVVQKKKKHHHRYHQKNDALSAESCAEFPLMEPECISIYRSDSGISNSSYESQLPTALSQHPQSKITKNSSSGSLCRKPIKRNMEAQTGIFPHGDLDQEIKWPKEPALTKSQLKDVGEILAYEPASVPRSATSYNSIRSDVTVLEKKESVEADMSTPKASDQYQLGHQLKHSETPSSVSAKSALEMTTPAKCSEISNHDKQIKWLANNPFLAKNGKSNDSGNNNKGNLRRQTISDPYFHIKRQPYGALAPDNPTRLSEEWQIKNTTSNATSKIAARSNEENNERLLEPRKWLVEKPRLNYVPHKEDFPAQILPEVLKEPLEGVHYDYLVSSRPIRLPLRKHHTFHFQNSQTANGKLHQLRQQLQHHLRDRIKFEQENGFSYCPLQHVFKPISPIPSVTASIEEFKTKKKGELSSSEQEYDHYSKEADDDEDPGYSFCEEESIVDNDNYPTLDNLKSYS, encoded by the exons ATGGGTGGGGCCCAACCTGTTCTAGATACATCTGCAGCGTCTACGGCCGAACCTCTGCCGCAGAACCAAGGAACGGAGGAACAAAGAAAATGGTCAAGAGGCAATCAGAAATATGATACTTCTTTAACACGTCCCAATGCGAATCGCCTTCCTGGCAGCGTGCCTAAATCGCCACCGCGCTGGCCGATTCGACCTGGTGTAATGCTGCACGTGAGCAACGATACGAAGGAGAATCTGACTGTTAATCGTATGGCAATAAAACCGAATTCCCTCGGAAATGAAGGAAGAGGAGACCAGTTGCCGGCTCAATGGGGTGCCGGGCTGAACGAGACCAAAAATGCTTCGAATAGTAGTCTTTTAGTAGTATCTGAAAGCAGACAGGCTGGATTAACTCCACCTGCGGTCCCCCATCAACAGCTTGCAAGCTTGCCTCTAACAAATGAATCAGAATCTGTACCAAATGCACCAGTTCTTTTGGCGCATTTATCGTCCAAAGCCGCTGAGCCTTCCACCTATAATAAAGTGGAACGTATTTTGGCATTGGTTTTCAAGAGGGCGCGAAAACGATCTAAAGATTGTACTCGGGATAGTCAGCGCAGCCATGTGGGACTCTTGCAGTCGATTTGGCGTAGTCGTGCATATGAAAAAAATCCGTTGCCCGCTGGAGCTCACCATCGTCTAAAGGGGATACGGTGCAGTGGAAGTG TAACATACAAAAAGGACCCAGAGAAAGAGGCTTGTAATCAACGCATCGCAAAAGCAGAGCTTGTAGCAGAAGCCCATGTAGCGATCAATACAAGCAATATTCAAGAACATGCTCGATCAAAATTTCAAGTCGCTTCATCATGCAATCAGCCGAAAGAAGGAGATCACGAAGCTGACAGAAGGGAAACTCTTTACAAGGAAGTAACGGAAAGAACCCCCAATATTGATGCGTGTGATATTAATGCTAGCGCCATGCAGTTTAATCAGTCAACTTATTTAACTTCATTAAGGAATGCGAAACAATTGACTCCGTTGAAAGGACATCCTCCCATTAGCAATTTGCCTGAAACTGTTAATGCCAGCTGCTTAAATTGTTCTACTAGTTCAAAGTCGATCCCACCCATCATCCTTAAAGATGTACAAT TACACGACAAGTCGTCTTCACTGGGGGAACCATTGACGGAACCTGGAGAGTATGAGAATCTGCCGTTTCATGGTCTGCAAACGGCACCTAACAAG TTCTCCGCTACCCCTACAAGTTTTAATAACAACACAAATATGGAGCACTTCGTTCCACGATCCGAGAGACTCCATGGAGATATTAGTAAGCTATCTGTCCTCCATCAGCAACCTCAACAGACACCTCAGCACCACTTCACATACGCTCATGCTTTCTCTGACCATGaagttgaaaaaaattatagctcgCAGTACATCATGCACCGCCTACCTACTACTTACCAAGATAACCGAAGCTTTAATGAGCCAGTTTCTGCACATAATGAACTACAAAATGTAAGCAATGTGTTCTCAAAGAATAACCCTGAACATTTCCAACGTGACcaacataaaaataagaacacaCAAATATCAGATGATGCCACACAAAAAATCAACACCAACTCTTTGTCGGATGTTCAATTATTAAATGATAGAGACCAGGATTACCAGTCAACGTATGCTACAGTGGAGCGGACTTCGCTACCACCTAACGTTCCGAATACGTTGCTACTCAGCACTAATCCTTTTTTGACTTCAAGTAAGAGTAATAATTACAACACAGTTGGAGAAGATGAGTTAGAAGGCACAGCCCGCGGAAAATTTAGCAAAACTACGTTAGCTAGGGACAACCAATTTTACTCGTTGAAGTTATCAAGCGCAACCAAGATTAAGAAAAAGGCTTGCAATGTAAACTGCTCCATGGGATTAACCACATCTCCCAGCTCTTTAACTAAGTGCAAAAAGAAGCATTCTCTTGCTGGCAATAAACATTGTCTTATGGAAACAACTAGCCAACCCATGCGTCATTATGATTACGAGAATGTGGCAAATAAAACTACCTCAAGTCAGAATGTAGTACATATGGACGGAGGGAGGAGCAAACTACATTCCATTTCGAACCTTGCAACTGTGGAACTGCATGCGCATCCTTATGATAAGGACAATACTGCCGTcgtccaaaaaaaaaaaaaacaccaccATCGCTATCACCAGAAAAATGATGCTCTAAGTGCGGAAAGCTGTGCGGAATTTCCATTGATGGAGCCCGAGTGCATCAGTATTTATAGAAGCGATTCCGGAATATCCAACAGCTCCTATGAGTCCCAATTGCCTACGGCTTTGTCACAACATCCACAAtctaaaataactaaaaactcATCCTCTGGCTCACTATGTcgaaaaccaattaaaagaaatatggAGGCTCAAACTGGTATATTTCCTCATGGTGACTTGGACCAGGAAATCAAATGGCCCAAAGAACCTGCCTTAACCAAAAGCCAACTTAAGGATGTCGGCGAAATACTTGCTTATGAGCCGGCATCGGTCCCCCGCAGTGCCACAAGTTACAACAGTATTAGAAGCGACGTGACTGtcttagaaaaaaaagaatccGTTGAAGCAGACATGAGTACCCCAAAAGCTTCGGATCAATATCAACTTGGCCACCAACTTAAACATTCTGAAACCCCCTCTTCTGTTAGCGCAAAAAGTGCACTTGAAATGACAACACCAGCAAAATGCAGTGAAATATCTAATCATGATAAG CAAATCAAATGGCTAGCTAATAATCCATTTCTAgcaaaaaatgggaaaagtaATGACAGCGGAAATAACAACAAAGGCAATCTCCGAAGACAAACTATCAGTGACCCATACTTTCATATTAAACGACAGCCATATGGGGCACTTGCCCCAGATAATCCGACAAGATTGTCAGAGGAATGGCAAATCAAGAACACCACGAGTAATGCCACTAGTAAGATCGCGGCCAGATCCAATGAAGAAAATAATGAACGGTTGCTAGAGCCCAGAAAATGGCTTGTTGAGAAACCACGATTAAATTACGTGCCACACAAGGAAGACTTTCCGGCCCAGATTCTTCCAGAGGTCCTGAAAGAACCGCTTGAAGGGGTGCACTACGACTATTTAGTTTCAAGTCGGCCAATTCGCTTGCCGTTGCGAAAACATCACACCTTTCATTTTCAAAACAGTCAAACAGCAAACGGTAAGCTACATCAATTacggcagcaactacagcATCACCTTCGAGACAGAATCAAGTTTGAACAGGAAAACGGTTTTTCATATTGCCCGCTGCAGCACGTCTTCAAACCAATTTCCCCAATACCATCTGTGACAGCTTCTATTGAGGAGTTCAAGACTAAAAAGAAAGGTGAATTGTCTTCTTCTGAACAAGAATATGACCACTATTCCAAAGAAGCGGATGACGATGAAGATCCTGGTTACAGTTTTTGTGAGGAAGAAAGTATTGTGGACAACGATAACTATCCCACCTTGGACAATCTTAAATCATATTCCTAA